TTGAATGACCATTAATTCATCATATGTAATTTGTACATGCTTAATCTGTATCATTCCCCAGGGAGCGGGAGCCTGAAGCTGTAAATCATGGAAATACTCTGTACATTACTGGACTTTCTTCTAGGGTGACTGATAAAGAACTTAGAGAGTACTTCAATAAGGAAGGAAAGGTTAGTTACTTGGTTTCATGTAAGTTTGCAGATCTGTTTTTCCTTTTGAGGTACTAAGTTATGACATCTCTTATTTGTCAGGTGGTTTCTTGTCATGTTGTTCTTGAACCCCACACACGTGTTTCTCGTGGATTTGCTTTCATCACCATGGACACTGTTGAAGATGCTGAACGCTGCATCAAGTATCTCAACCAGTCAGAACTGCAAGGCCGGAACATCACAGTTGAAAAGGTAATTGTTTGTGTGTCCACATGGGTTGTCGTCTTGTTGGTTCAGATGCAACCTTGTATTTCATGTGTGTTGACCTGGAGGTTTTTTGGTGGTTATTCAGAAGACATTGTGCAAGCTATGTGCCAGCAATCAAGATGCTGAGTTCATCAATTTCAACTTTAGCTCATACAGCTTGATCAATGGACAGCCCAAAGGGTTACTATGCAACACGAGATTCACAACAACTAAACGTAGCAAATTTTCAACTAAACCTGAGCATTCACCTTCAACTCCCCATCAACTAATCAACGGGCATTTCCAACACTTTAGTCAAGTTGTCTGGTGACATATGCATAGCAATGTTGGATGTCTGCTAGTTGGAGTTTGTGCTCTTCATTAAGTATTTCCTTCCTCCTTGGTCCGTTAATGCAGGGTGTATATCCGCCGATCGTAAGGGAAACTCATAATTTCCTACACAATCCAGCATGATATTTATTTTCCTTCTTTCTTTAGCTTGGAGCCTGATATTGTactgattgttgttattgttgtttcaGTCACGCAGAGGCCGCCCAAGGACGCCTACTCCTGGGAGCTATCTGGGTATGAAAAGCAGACCAAGCTTGTGGTCTCCATTGTTGGCCCTTGAATTTACACCATAACTTCCATCTCAGTGCTCCTTTTCATTTCTGCATGTTCTTACTATATGTATATATGATGTACGTATATGCCTGGTTAATTACAACTTATGGTTTACTTGCAATTTTCCTTGGACAGGCCATCGCTATGAGCGCAGAGAGATGCAGTGTGGAGGTAGATTCCGCAGAGGAGGCTACGGTCGTGACGACTACTATGGAAACAGCTACCGCAGGTCTCCGCCTCCCATGTACCGAGAATACAGGGACACCCGGGACTACCCTCCCTACAGGGACACCCGTGACTACTCCCCGCCCCACAGGGATGCCCGAGACTACTATGACGGCAGGGGTGGCCGGGGCTACTCCCCCCACAGGTCTCCCCCTCCTTACGGTGGCAGGGCAAGAAGGGAGCGGTCTAGGTCGCTGCCGTATTCCCCGTACCGTATGCCCGAAAGGGGTTATGGCCGCCGTGCTGGTGGCGGTGGCTACGACAGGTGAAGGGTTGTTCTCTTTGCGTCAGCAGAGGCCCGATGTCAAGTTGGATAACAAGCTGCGCATGATGGGCCTCATGCTAGATTATGTGTAAGCTGTACTGTCTTGAACGCCATATTCCTGGATTTTGCAATGTTGTACCTCCACCTAGTTTGTGTAACTTGATGACCTTAGACATGTTCGTTCTATTTGGATTTTGCAATGTTGTACCTCCACCTAGTTTGGTCTGCTTCATGGCGTGAATGGCGAGAGAAGGGAGGGCATATTCATCGTGAATGCGTGATGGTAAGTTTGATGAATGTCTGTTTCTGGGCATGTGAGAATGCGTGGTTTAGGAGAGGCTTCAGAGATACTGCCTCTTATCAAAATATAAGACCTTTTTTGCAGTtcaaacgtcttatattttggtacagaggAGTAGATATTCAGTCTTAAGTGTCTGTCTGACGGGCCAGTGAATGTTGTTAGAATTCACATTCCTAGTTGATGCAGCCCTCACTAGGGTTAGATTACTAGTGAGGAATGAAGGCTGATCAAACTGTAGAATGTCTGTTGCCGCTGATGTGAGTAGGAGGCCAGCTGCTTTTGCTTGAAGAGGAGAGAATTTACAGGTAGAGAGGCTTGGTTTTGAATTTGTACGTCTGATATTCCTTGAGGGATAAATAGTAGTCCCTCCGTAAAGAAGTATAAGAGGGAGTATGAAGAATTCCTATTCCTGTAGCTTTTGCATTGGCCTGCAGTCCTTGGAATTTTGAAGAATTGAAAGCCGCATCTGATTCTTGGTCCTGCAATGAGAAGGTGACTTCTGATAGAATTTCCCTGCAGTAAATCACTGTCAGCAGGTTTTTAGCAGTACAGTGGGTGCAATCTGTTTTCATTCAGCAATAGTTGTGGCTGCGTGGTGAAGCCGATGGGGCAAGCCATCTttcctac
The sequence above is drawn from the Triticum aestivum cultivar Chinese Spring chromosome 7A, IWGSC CS RefSeq v2.1, whole genome shotgun sequence genome and encodes:
- the LOC123149730 gene encoding serine/arginine-rich splicing factor SR45a, coding for MTAPAKRLGREAPVLARAQPRHPRPLRRHRLLLPPPPPRGLLFSSPLPVLPLLLLPVFFGSEANGLMMLGLPSPAPVGPGPRASGPNRNRAPPRPDPRLHKPNRTSETHSGNPTASHARRAAETLAPPRPFLPRAPRRLRRPVRRAMADSPRRRYTRPSRSPSPYKGRQKQMSRSRSPVAQSQSRSPSPDPRAQARSRSRSPAREREPEAVNHGNTLYITGLSSRVTDKELREYFNKEGKVVSCHVVLEPHTRVSRGFAFITMDTVEDAERCIKYLNQSELQGRNITVEKSRRGRPRTPTPGSYLGHRYERREMQCGGRFRRGGYGRDDYYGNSYRRSPPPMYREYRDTRDYPPYRDTRDYSPPHRDARDYYDGRGGRGYSPHRSPPPYGGRARRERSRSLPYSPYRMPERGYGRRAGGGGYDR